The Argiope bruennichi chromosome 9, qqArgBrue1.1, whole genome shotgun sequence genome contains a region encoding:
- the LOC129984852 gene encoding uncharacterized protein LOC129984852 — protein MGQLTRMPVEQRHPILLKGSHYFVHLLIRHTHIRLGHLGVRVVLSELRSEFWILRGRQAIKRVIKTCLPYKLSHALSSNEIEAPLPADRLTPCIPFDTTGIDLAGPVYIKTFKPSNTAYITLFTCSTTRALHIELVSDLSVDKFLLALQRFVSRRGLPHTITVTTPLPSMPQTKNSFSFGIH, from the coding sequence ATGGGACAATTAACACGGATGCCAGTTGAACAAAGACACCCAATACTACTTAAAGGATCTCATTATTTTGTGCACTTGTTGATTAGACACACGCACATTCGTCTGGGTCATTTGGGTGTTCGTGTAGTTCTTTCAGAATTACGCTCCGAGTTTTGGATACTCCGTGGTCGTCAAGCCATCAAGCGAGTGATTAAAACCTGTTTACCGTACAAACTGTCTCATGCTTTAAGTTCTAATGAAATAGAAGCCCCTCTTCCAGCTGACAGACTTACTCCTTGTATACCTTTCGATACTACTGGAATAGACCTTGCAGGCCCAGTTTATATTAAGACCTTTAAACCGTCAAATACAGCTTACATCACACTATTTACATGTTCTACTACTAGAGCCTTGCATATCGAACTTGTTTCTGACCTTTCTGTAGACAAGTTTCTTTTGGCCTTGCAACGATTTGTCAGTAGAAGAGGACTTCCACATACTATAACAGTGACAACGCCACTACCTTCCATGCCACAAACAAAGAACTCATTTTCCTTTGGAATACATTGA